In Astyanax mexicanus isolate ESR-SI-001 chromosome 5, AstMex3_surface, whole genome shotgun sequence, a single window of DNA contains:
- the snrpc gene encoding U1 small nuclear ribonucleoprotein C, translating to MPKFYCDYCDTYLTHDSPSVRKTHCSGRKHKENVKDYYQKWMEEQAQSLIDKTTAAFQQGKIPPTPFPGAPPPGGSLLPHPNISGPPRPGMLPAPPMGGPPMMPMMGPPPHAMMPGGPGPVMRPPMGGHMQMMPGPHMMRPPARPMMLSVRPGMARPDR from the exons atgccTAA GTTTTACTGTGACTACTGTGATACTTATTTAACACATGATTCG CCATCAGTAAGGAAGACTCACTGTAGCGGTCGCAAACACAAAGAAAATGTTAAAGACTACTATCAGAAGTGGATGGAGGAGCAGGCGCAGAGCCTTATAGACAAAACAA CGGCTGCGTTCCAGCAGGGGAAAATCCCACCTACGCCGTTCCCTGGTGCTCCTCCTCCTGGTGGATCTCTCCTCCCACATCCCAACATCA GTGGACCTCCCCGGCCAGGCATGCTACCAGCCCCTCCAATGGGTGGTCCTCCAATGATGCCTATGATGGGACCCCCTCCACATGCCATGATGCCTGGTGGTCCAG GACCAGTTATGCGACCACCAATGGGTGGACACATGCAAATGATGCCTGGCCCACACATGATGAGACCTCCTGCTCGGCCAATGATGCTCTCCGTTAGACCCGGCATGGCTCGTCCGGATCGATAG
- the sys1 gene encoding protein SYS1 homolog, whose product MASHFRSYIWDPVLIISQILLMQCIYYSFLGLWLAGVDGLVQTSRSLDQIFSYEVLGFSTTQGRLSMMAFILNSLTCALGLWFFIRRGKQCLDFTVTVHFFHMIGCWIYNAHLPAALSWWLVNVACIALMAVIGEYLCMRTELRAIPVNTGPKSNL is encoded by the exons ATGGCAAGTCACTTCCGCAGCTACATCTGGGATCCAGTCCTCATCATCTCCCAGATTCTCCTCATGCAGTGCATCTACTACAGCTTTCTGGGGCTGTGGCTGGCGGGTGTGGATGGGCTCGTGCAGACCAGCAGGTCACTCGATCAGATCTTCAGTTATGAG GTTCTTGGCTTTTCAACCACACAAGGACGGCTCTCTATGATGGCCTTCATTCTGAACTCGCTGACATG TGCTTTGGGTTTGTGGTTCTTCATCCGTCGTGGGAAGCAGTGTTTGGACTTCACAGTTACAGTTCATTTCTTCCACATGATTGGCTGCTGGATCTATAATGCTCACCTCCCCGCAGCCCTGTCGTGGTGGCTGGTTAATGTGGCGTGTATTGCTCTGATGGCGGTCATCGGCGAGTACTTGTGCATGCGGACTGAGCTCAGGGCCATTCCTGTGAACACTGGACCAAAGTCGAACCTCTGA